In the genome of Candoia aspera isolate rCanAsp1 chromosome 1, rCanAsp1.hap2, whole genome shotgun sequence, one region contains:
- the TPST1 gene encoding protein-tyrosine sulfotransferase 1: protein MVGKLKQNLLLACLVISSVTVFYLGQHAMECHHQIEERSQLTRVEPAKATTRTSQGMKENATLAYNKDMPLIFIGGVPRSGTTLMRAMLDAHPDIRCGEETRVIPRILAVKQMWARSSKEKMRLNEAGVTDEVLDSAMQAFLLEIIVKHGEPAPYLCNKDPFALKSLSYLARIFPNAKFILMVRDGRASVHSMISRKVTIAGFDLNSYRDCLTKWNRAIETMYNQCLEAGLDRCMMMYYEQLVLHPEQWLRTLLKFLRIPWDPAVLHHEEMIGKAGGVSLSKVERSTDQVIKPVNVEALSKWVGKIPIDVLQDMPVIAPMLGKLGYDPYANPPNYGKPDQKVLENTRRVFKGEFQLPDFLKGMPQTDAVN from the exons ATGGTGGGGAAACTCAAGCAGAACCTCTTGCTGGCCTGTCTGGTGATTAGTTCGGTGACTGTCTTCTACTTGGGGCAACATGCTATGGAATGCCATCACCAAATAGAGGAGCGAAGCCAACTGACCCGAGTAGAGCCAGCCAAAGCAACCACAAGAACCAGCCAGGGCATGAAGGAAAATGCCACGCTGGCTTACAACAAAGACATGCCTTTAATATTTATTGGGGGAGTACCCCGGAGTGGCACCACCTTGATGCGGGCAATGCTGGATGCTCACCCAGACATCCGCTGCGGAGAAGAGACACGGGTGATCCCTCGGATTTTGGCCGTCAAGCAGATGTGGGCCCGGTCAAGCAAAGAGAAGATGCGGCTCAACGAGGCGGGCGTCACAGATGAGGTGTTGGACTCAGCCATGCAGGCCTTCCTCCTGGAGATTATTGTGAAGCACGGGGAGCCAGCTCCTTACCTGTGCAACAAGGACCCCTTTGCCCTCAAGTCCTTAAGCTACCTTGCCAGGATTTTCCCCAATGCCAAGTTTATTTTGATGGTCAGAGATGGCCGGGCCTCTGTTCATTCCATGATCTCCAGGAAGGTCACCATTGCTGGCTTTGATCTGAATAGCTATAGGGATTGCCTGACCAAGTGGAATCGTGCCATTGAGACCATGTATAACCAGTGCTTGGAGGCCGGCCTCGACCGTTGCATGATGATGTATTATGAACAGCTAGTCTTGCACCCCGAGCAGTGGCTCAGGACGCTCCTCAAGTTTCTCCGCATCCCATGGGATCCTGCAGTTTTGCACCATGAAGAGATGATTGGGAAAGCTGGGGGAGTCTCCCTGTCAAA AGTTGAAAGATCTACGGACCAAGTTATTAAGCCAGTAAATGTGGAGGCCTTGTCGAAATGGGTTGGAAAAATCCCCATTGATGTCCTTCAGGATATGCCAGTGATCGCACCAATGTTGGGGAAGCTTGGCTACGACCCCTATGCCAACCCACCCAATTATGGGAAGCCGGATCAGAAAGTCCTTGAAAACACAAGAAGG